A genomic region of Pithys albifrons albifrons isolate INPA30051 chromosome 20, PitAlb_v1, whole genome shotgun sequence contains the following coding sequences:
- the BSPRY gene encoding B box and SPRY domain-containing protein: MARRGGPERLRDKLVDRCEQLQLQSAAIARHVDEVLPAKDQAVLSAASAARELVIQRLLFVGKACENEEQRLLEKVHAEEERAHQSILTQQVHWTEALHKLGALRTYLVDMITNLDDQGLVHAEREIFERTEVAEGILEPRESLKLNFNQTCVQSPLLHRLWASAVLCCLTGSQEIHIDEKTLSPHLSLSEDKRTLTFSPKKAKVDLDCPERFDHWPNALATAAFHSGVCAWKVGVEQSCAYKLGVCYSSVPRKGSANEGRLGFNAASWVFSRYDKEFRFLHAGQPQPVELIKAPAQLGVLLDFAGGEVLFYDPDSCAILFAHRETFSEPVYPVFAVAHQSISLVQ, encoded by the exons AtggcccggcggggcgggcccgaGCGGCTGCGG GATAAGCTCGTGGACAGgtgtgagcagctccagctgcagagcGCGGCCATCGCCCGGCACGTGGATGAGGTGCTGCCTGCCAAGGACCAGGCTGTCCTG AGCGCGGCCAGCGCGGCGCGGGAGCTGGTGATCCAGCGGCTGCTCTTCGTGGGCAAGGCCTGTGAGAACGAGGAGCAGCGGCTGCTGGAGAAGGTGCACGCCGAGGAGGAGCGGGCACACCAGAGCATCCTGACCCAGCAGGTGCACTGGACAGAGGCGCTGCACAAGCTGGGTGCCCTCCGGACATACCTGGTGGACATGATCACCAACCTGGATGACCAGGGCCTGGTG CATGCAGAGCGAGAGATCTTCGAGAG GACAGAGGTGGCGGAGGGAATCTTAGAGCCACGGGAGTCCCTGAAGTTAAACTTTAATCAGACGTGTGTTCAGAGTCCACTCCTGCATCGACTGTGGgcctctgctgtgctctgctgcctcaCAG GCTCACAGGAGATTCACATCGATGAGAAAACCCTCAGCCCCCACCTCAGCCTGTCAGAAGACAAGAGAACCCTGACCTTCAGCCCCAAGAAAGCAAAGGTGGACTTGGACTGCCCCGAGCGGTTTGACCACTGGCCCAACGCGTTGGCCACGGCAGCTTTCCACTCGGGGGTGTGTGCCTGGAAGGTGGGcgtggagcagagctgtgcctaCAAGCTGGGGGTCTGCTACAGCTCCGTGCCCAGGAAGGGCTCTGCCAACGAGGGCCGCCTGGGCTTCAACGCGGCCTCCTGGGTCTTCTCGCGCTACGACAAGGAGTTCCGGTTCCTGCAcgcggggcagccccagcccgtGGAGCTCATCAAGGCCCCAGCCCAGCTCGGGGTGCTGCTTGACTTTGCAGGGGGAGAGGTGCTTTTCTACGACCCCGACTCCTGTGCCATCCTCTTCGCCCACAGGGAGACCTTCTCGGAGCCTGTCTATCCCGTCTTTGCCGTGGCACACCAGAGCATCTCCCTGGTGCAATGA
- the WDR31 gene encoding WD repeat-containing protein 31, whose protein sequence is MGKLQSKISFHTTKYRAEGSDGPWQCPSPAHRDAVTAVAALSPDLCVSGGRDKSVAVSSWRAGAALRRFVGHEREVTKVTPALDSSRVFSASRDKTVMMWELHGASGPSQHFPGHELVVTGLAVSPDASQLCTGSRDNTVCKWDTETGECLGRAVISRNLVTHLCWVPGEPYVIQTSEDKTTRVWDSRELQVAHTFPAKQHIQTCCDVSQDGRYCLSSSQGGEATLWDLRQTRRRVCEYRGHLQGTTACVFLPRGPALAPSIATSSSDSTVKVWHRDTAACLATLCLEGSGPLASLAACDSSTLLCASANSGIHVLRVGSGAAELALREVAAF, encoded by the exons ATGGGGAAACTGCAGAGTAAAATCAGCTTCCACACCACCAAATACAG GGCCGAGGGCTCGGATggcccctggcagtgccccagccccGCACACCGCGACGCCGTCACCGCCGTGGCCGCGCTCAGCCCGGACCTGTGCGTGTCAGGAGGGCGGGATAAG AGTgtggctgtgtccagctggagGGCCGGGGCTGCCCTGCGGCGCTTCGTGGGACACGAGCGGGAGGTCACCAAG GTCACTCCTGCCCTTGACTCCAGCAGAGTCTTCAGTGCATCCCGGGACAAGACAGTGATGATGTGGGAGCTTCACGGGGCTTCGGGGCCAAGCCAGCACTTCCCAGGACATGAGCTGGTTGTGACTGGACTGGCTGTGAGCCCAG ATGCCTCCCAGCTGTGCACGGGCTCACGAGACAACACCGTGTGCAAGTGGGACACAGAGACTGGAGAgtgtctgggcagggctgtgatcTCCAGGAATCTG GTCACACACCTGTGCTGGGTTCCTGGGGAGCCTTATGTCATCCAGACCTCGGAGGATAAAACCACCAG GGTCTGGGACAGCCGGGAGCTGCAGGTGGCACACACGTTCCCAGCCAAGCAGCACATCCAGACCTGCTGTGACGTGAGCCAGGACGGGCGGTACTGcctgagcagcagccagggcGGGGAGGCCACC CTGTGGGACCTGCGGCAGACCCGGCGCCGGGTGTGTGAGTACCGGGGGCACCTCCAGGGCACCACCGCCTGTGTGTTCCTGCCCCGGGGCCCCGCGCTCGCCCCCAGCATCGCCACGTCCTCCAGCGACAGCACAGTGAAGGTCTGGCACCGAGACACTGCAG cctgcctGGCCACGCTGTGCCTCGAGGGCTCGGGCCCGCTGGCCTCGCTGGCCGCCTGCGACAGCTCcaccctgctctgtgccagcgCCAACTCCGGCATCCACGTGCTGCGCGTGGGCAGCGGCGCCGCCGAGCTGGCCCTGCGGGAGGTGGCAGCGTTCTGA
- the PRPF4 gene encoding U4/U6 small nuclear ribonucleoprotein Prp4, with protein sequence MASARAPAARAGARPPEPPKAKPPEEGDAPPAKRAPIFYGSLEEKERERLAKGEAGLLAKEGMKAALEAGNINISSGEVFDLEDHLSERQAEVLAEFERRKRARQINVSTDDAEVKACLRALGEPITLFGEGPAERRERLRNILSVVGTDALKKTRKDDDRSKKSKEEYQQTWYHEGPRSLKTARLWLANYSLPRAAKRLEEARLLKEVPEATRTSQRQELHKSLRSLNNFCSQIGDDRPLSYCHFSPNSKLLATACWSGLCKLWSVPDCNLVHTLRGHSTNVGAVVFHPKATVSLDKKDVSLASCAADGSVKLWNLESEEPMADIEGHSMRVARVMWHPSGRFLGTTCYDHSWRLWDLEAQEEILHQEGHSKGVYDIAFHTDGSLAGTGGLDAFGRVWDLRTGRCIMFLEGHLKEIYGINFSPNGYHVATGSGDNTCKVWDLRQRKCIYTIPAHQNLVTGVRFEPNHGNFLLTGAYDNTAKIWTHPGWSPLKTLAGHEGKVMGLDISLDGQLIATCSYDRTFKLWTAE encoded by the exons ATGGCCTCTGCGCGGGCACCGGCGGCGCGAGCCGGGGCGCGGCCTCCCGAG CCCCCCAAGGCCAAGCCCCCGGAGGAGGGCGATGCCCCCCCGGCCAAGAGAGCGCCGATCTTCTACGGGagcctggaggagaaggagcgGGAGCGCCTGGCCAAGGGGGAGGCGGGGCTGCTGGCCAAGGAGGGCATGAAGGCGGCCCTGGAGGCCGGCAACATCAACATCAGCAGCG GGGAGGTGTTTGACCTGGAGGACCACCTGAGCGAGCGCCAGGCCGAGGTGCTGGCCGAGTTCGAGCGGCGCAAGCGCGCGCGGCAGATCAACGTGTCCACCGACGACGCCGAGGTCAAGGCCTGTCTGCGGGCACTGGGAGAGCCCATCACGCTCTTCGGAGAGGGGCCCGCCGAGCGCAGGGAGAG gctgaggaaCATCCTCTCAGTGGTGGGCACAGACGCGTTAAAAAAGACCAGGAAAGATGACGACAGGTCAAAGAAGTCCAAAGAAGAG TATCAGCAAACCTGGTACCACGAGGGCCCACGCAGTCTGAAAacagccaggctgtggctggCAAACTACTCACTGCCCAG ggcagcaAAGCGGCTGGAGGAGGCCAGGCTGCTCAAGGAGGTTCCCGAGGCCACCAGGACATcccagaggcaggagctgcacaaaTCCCTGCGG TCCTTGAATAACTTCTGCAGCCAGATCGGGGATGATCGTCCGCTGTCCTACTGCCACTTCAGCCCCAATTCCAAACTCCTGGCCACGGCCTGCTG GAGTGGGCTGTGCAAACTCTGGTCTGTGCCTGACTGCAACCTGGTTCACACCTTACGAG gACACAGCACCAACGTGGGGGCAGTTGTGTTCCACCCCAAAGCCACCGTGTCCCTGGACAAGAAGGACGTCAGCCTGGCCTCGTGCGCCGCCGATGGCTCCGTCAAACTCTGGAACCTGGAAAG CGAGGAGCCCATGGCGGACATCGAAGGGCACAGCATGAGAGTGGCACGTGTGATGTGGCACCCGTCGGGGCGCTTCCTGGGCACCACCTG CTACGACCACTCGTGGCGCCTGTGGGACCTGGAGGCTCAGGAGGAGATCCTGCACCAGGAGGGGCACAGCAAGGGGGTCTATGACATCGCCTTCCACACCGACGGCTCCCTCGCCGGCACGGG TGGCCTGGATGCCTTTGGCCGGGTGTGGGACCTGCGCACGGGGCGCTGCATCATGTTCCTGGAGGGGCACCTGAAGGAGATCTACGGGATTAACTTCTCCCCAAACGG GTACCACGTGGCAACGGGCAGTGGTGACAACACCTGCAAGGTGTGGGACCTGCGGCAGAGGAAGTGCATCTACACCATCCCTGCCCACCAGAACCTGGTCACCGGCGTGCGGTTTGAAC ccaACCACGGGAACTTCCTGCTCACCGGCGCCTACGACAACACGGCCAAGATCTGGACCCACCCTGGCTGGTCCCCACTGAAGACCCTGGCGGGGCACGAGGGGAAGGTGATGGGCCTGGACATCTCCCTGGATGGGCAGCTCATTGCCACCTGCTCCTATGACAGAACCTTCAAGCTGTGGACAGCTGAGTAG
- the CDC26 gene encoding anaphase-promoting complex subunit CDC26, producing the protein MLRRKPTRLELKLDDIEEFEGVRKELEGRRKQRDEAAAGGEEAEAAAPALGPEHKSREQLISDRIGYKAQPKGGGRAAHFGSFEL; encoded by the exons ATGCTCCGCCGGAAGCCGACTCGGCTGGAGCTGAAGCTGGACGACATCGAGGAGTTCGAGGGCGTGCggaaggagctggag GGCCGCAGGAAGCAGCGGGACGAGGCTGCAGCGGGCGGGGAggaggcggaggcggcggcgccggCGCTGGGCCCGGAGCACAAGAGCCGAGAGCAGCTCATCAGTGACCGCATCGGGTACAAAGCGCAGCCCAAGGGCGGGGGCCGCGCCGCGCACTTCGGATCCTTCGAGCTGTga